The Pongo pygmaeus isolate AG05252 chromosome 18, NHGRI_mPonPyg2-v2.0_pri, whole genome shotgun sequence DNA window ACAGTCCCCTTCCCCTTCACCCCACGTGGCTGGGCAGTGTTAAGGGTGGCAAGATagtctctgtccccacccccttGTACTTGATTCCCCAGCTGTCTTTCACAGCCCCCCACCcttaggggaaaggggaggggctTCTCTAcaatgaggtttttttcttttttttctttttttttttttttttaaagaagaaaaaataataaacttagtTTCTGTACGAGCATCCGCGTAAGGAGGCTTCTGATTTTCTGGTCTGGTGGAGGGTTGGGTGGGAACTTGGGCATCATTTTTCTCCTCCCTCTTGTTCTTGCAAAGATCCTAGCACCTGATCTCTAGCCCAGGACTGTATGTTCCAGGCAGAAATCTACCCAAGAAGAGGGAAGATGGTGAATTTGATGTGGTAGGGTGCCTTTTCCCTAGTCAGTTTGAAGTCACGGACATCCTtttcctctcatttcttttccctCGGTTCCTAGACGTTCCTCGGAGCTCTTTGATGCCTCAGACCTTTCCCTTTTATCCCTCTTGCTCAGGTGCTTCCTTTCACAACTTTTTCCAGAGGGCAGGCGTCCTAGCTCCAGTTGCTCCATCCCTTGGGCCCTCCCCTGCTCTTCATCTAGCCAAACTGGTTTGAGTCAGCCACACCCCTTCCCAGCTCCCTGGGCTCTTCAGGTGGTGGCTGGCCACTCAACCCCACCCCTGGGCTTGGCTTGGAGCCCTGAGTCAGCTCCATCACCACCCAAGCCAAAccaaagctgaggcaggagccgAAACTCAGAGTCCCTCAAGGCCTATAGCCAGGTAAGAGCCCTGTTCATTTTTACATTCTCTGTACACTCCCTGGGCCCTCCTTGTGTCCTCCTGTTGACTCTATGCTTACCTCATCTGAGTTATTTCTTTGTATCTACTTCCCTGCAGCTTCCTGGCACACATCATTCTTTGCTCTCTGCTTGTCTCGCCCCTTTCATCTTTCCTATCCTTTGCTACTTGGGTTCAGGGAGCCAAGGTGGTTTCATTTTGTCTGGGTTGTAGGGGAATGGTTGGAGATAAGGGTAGAAAGGTGGTTTGATGTCAGGGCCTAGAGGACCTGAGAAGTAGGGAGACAAGAAATGATTAAGTAGGGCATCATTTTGCAGGTTTCTGTGTGGTAATGAGGTCATTTAGACTCAGTGTACTAGTCTGATTGTGTTGTGTGGCCTGGGTTAAAATGGAGAGGAGGTGGCAGGGAGGCAGCATAGCAGAGGAAGCCCTGACTTAGGGAAGTAAGGTCTTTCTGATGTTTGGTTTCAGCAGTAAAAAAGGGCTTACTTGGgtacattttctttacctttctCCATTCCCATAACTGTTTTCATGTAAAATGGCTGCTTTGCTTGAAACGGGGTGCAGTACCTAGGGTCCTGCTCTCTGACATCTATAATACTCAGGGGGCAGCCTCTTCGGAATTTGGGGGAATTGTAGTGTCCTTtgaaatacagattaaaataacAGATTCATAGCAGCTTTCAAGAGTTTGTATTTCTCCTGCTTCTCGGTGTGCACCTGTCATTTGGCTTCTTCCCACTTGTTCAAACACTAAATAATACAGATAATGCCTTGTCTACACTGGCTTGCTTTCAAAGACTCAGAAGCTCATGCTCAGGTAAAAGGATTCCAGCCACACATTTCCGCTCCTGCTCTGTGAGTCACTAGAGGAATTCCCCAGTAAGGCAGCATTCCTGAGTGCCAGGCTAGGCCATGAGAACAGAATGCTCTGAGAGGGGTGGAGTCTGAGCAAGCAAGGCCAAGGGCTCAGTTGTTGGGCTCACAAGTACCTTGACTATCGCCCACAGGTGATGGAGGACGAGGAGAAGGCAGTGGAGATCTTGGGCAACACGGAAGCTGCTCATCCTCCATCCCCCATCCGCTGCTGCTGGCTCCGCCTCCGCTGCTTGGCAGCTGCTAGCATTATCTGTGGCTGCTCTTGCCTGGGAGTCATGGCTCTGGTGTTTGCCATCAAGGTGAGGAGGGCAATTCCCATGGGAACGGGGGGTGGGTATAAGGCAATGGTTTCATGTATCTGATCTATCTGCATTGATCAGTCACTAAATACCTATCAGTGCTCTGGGCCTAGTGCCAGAAATAAGAAGAAGACAGGGTTCCTTGTCGTCAGAGGACCCAT harbors:
- the TMEM265 gene encoding transmembrane protein 265, with the protein product MEDEEKAVEILGNTEAAHPPSPIRCCWLRLRCLAAASIICGCSCLGVMALVFAIKAEERHKAGRSEEAVRWGARARKLILASFAVWLAVLILGPLLLWLLSYAIAQAE